One genomic segment of Mycolicibacterium psychrotolerans includes these proteins:
- a CDS encoding carotenoid biosynthesis protein, with protein MAVAVPLAPVRSGHAVWTMVASAIAVQILYPLMPEAWRTEVTVLSVAIFFLASLADTGRVHGLRGALTLAVVAGGGGLVAESVGVATGWPFGHYSYTGTLGTELVGVPVIVPMAWVMMAWPALVVGRTLVRRGPAVVAVAAYALTAWDVFLDPQMVAAGHWTWLDPHPTLPLIPDIPLSNYAGWLLVSLVMMTALHLLLPPSRASTPSWPAAALYLWVYFSSAMAHAAFFGLPGSALTGGVLMGVVAVPFAIEVVAVLRRARRQPPIPEEPSP; from the coding sequence GTGGCGGTTGCGGTGCCCCTCGCGCCGGTGCGCTCCGGACATGCGGTGTGGACGATGGTGGCGTCCGCCATCGCCGTGCAGATCCTCTACCCCCTGATGCCTGAGGCGTGGCGCACCGAAGTGACGGTGCTCAGCGTCGCCATCTTCTTCCTGGCCTCGCTGGCCGACACCGGCCGGGTGCACGGGCTGCGCGGCGCGCTGACCCTCGCCGTGGTCGCAGGCGGCGGCGGTCTGGTCGCCGAGTCGGTCGGTGTCGCCACCGGGTGGCCGTTCGGGCACTACAGCTACACCGGGACACTGGGCACCGAGCTCGTCGGTGTCCCGGTCATCGTGCCGATGGCCTGGGTGATGATGGCGTGGCCGGCGCTGGTGGTCGGCCGCACCCTGGTGCGGCGCGGCCCCGCGGTGGTGGCCGTCGCCGCCTACGCGTTGACGGCATGGGACGTGTTCCTCGACCCGCAGATGGTCGCCGCGGGCCACTGGACCTGGCTGGACCCGCACCCCACCCTGCCGCTCATCCCGGACATCCCGCTGTCCAACTACGCCGGGTGGCTGTTGGTCTCCCTCGTGATGATGACGGCCCTGCACCTGCTTCTCCCGCCGTCGCGGGCCTCGACGCCCTCGTGGCCGGCGGCCGCGCTGTACCTGTGGGTCTACTTCTCCTCGGCGATGGCCCACGCCGCCTTCTTCGGGCTGCCCGGCTCCGCGCTCACCGGGGGCGTGCTGATGGGGGTCGTCGCCGTGCCGTTCGCGATCGAAGTGGTCGCCGTGCTGCGGCGGGCCCGCCGGCAGCCACCGATTCCCGAGGAGCCGTCGCCATGA
- a CDS encoding CDP-alcohol phosphatidyltransferase family protein, translating into MTSDDPARGADDAGWSQLHGGVQPSPVVRGWLRMVRVLASGPIARIPPDVLSVAGVGALAAAWAAVAGPGWPVAVVPLVLLAGILDGLDGAVALRTGRARPLGAVVDSVADRIGDLLLGATLYALGAPAAWVLAAVALVLLLEYLRARAQAVGMPGVGCVTVAERPTRLIVVGLAAGGAAAFPEGVPPLGWSWAGMFTIVWTAVGLVGLAQLLRGVRRSMPASFPPDR; encoded by the coding sequence ATGACATCCGACGACCCCGCGCGCGGCGCCGACGACGCCGGGTGGTCGCAGCTGCACGGTGGCGTGCAGCCGTCGCCGGTGGTGCGCGGCTGGTTGCGAATGGTGCGTGTGCTGGCGTCCGGCCCGATCGCCCGGATACCGCCCGACGTGCTGTCGGTGGCCGGCGTGGGCGCGCTCGCGGCGGCCTGGGCCGCCGTCGCGGGACCGGGCTGGCCCGTCGCCGTCGTCCCGCTGGTGTTGCTCGCGGGCATCCTCGACGGACTCGACGGCGCGGTCGCACTGCGCACCGGACGGGCCCGTCCGCTCGGCGCGGTCGTGGACTCGGTCGCCGACCGGATCGGCGATCTGCTGCTCGGTGCCACCCTGTACGCCCTGGGCGCGCCGGCGGCATGGGTGCTGGCCGCGGTGGCGCTGGTGCTGCTGCTGGAGTACCTGCGGGCACGCGCCCAGGCGGTCGGGATGCCGGGCGTCGGATGCGTCACCGTCGCCGAGCGACCCACCCGCCTGATCGTGGTCGGGCTGGCCGCCGGCGGCGCGGCGGCGTTCCCCGAGGGCGTGCCGCCGCTGGGCTGGAGTTGGGCCGGCATGTTCACGATCGTGTGGACCGCCGTTGGGCTCGTCGGGCTGGCCCAGTTGCTGCGCGGCGTCCGGCGCTCGATGCCGGCGTCGTTCCCGCCGGACCGATGA
- a CDS encoding phytoene desaturase family protein, with protein sequence MSRVVVVGAGLGGLAAAARLAALGHRVTVCEAAPTVGGKLGVIEREGFVFDTGPSLLTLPGLLTDLFDDTGGPADLAVTPVDPACAYRFADGTEMLLPHDGAQIPAAIDAALGHGAGESWRRLHERSRRLWDLVAEPVLRQPVSLTRLARMSIWPADLRAVAPWRTIDGLGRGACTDPRLRMWLNRYATYSGSDPRRTPSVLAVTAFVEQEFGAWYVPGGLRRIVEALDRRCGDLGVEIRTGTTVDELLMTGRRVSGVRCADREIPADAVVSDADATLLYGRLIDRAPTRITRALRRTPRSMAGFVMLLGLSGRVPGAAHRIYFPDDYDAEFDAIFGPDPRPVVDPTVYVHAPDDPALRPDEDSEGWFVLVNTPAHDPARGVDWDSDGVAARYADRVLDVLAERGVNVRPRLRFTEIITPADLERRTGAPGGAIYGTASHGPRAALRRPANRSPVPGLFLVGGSAHPGGGIPLVLMSAEIVAGLIGPAGTTPASSAGRRAATGPARRAQRRSTRS encoded by the coding sequence ATGAGTCGGGTGGTGGTCGTCGGGGCGGGTCTGGGCGGGCTGGCCGCCGCGGCCCGGCTGGCCGCGCTCGGGCACCGCGTCACCGTGTGCGAGGCGGCACCGACGGTGGGGGGCAAGCTCGGGGTGATCGAGCGTGAGGGGTTCGTCTTCGATACCGGCCCCTCGCTGCTTACGCTTCCGGGCCTGCTCACCGACTTGTTCGACGACACCGGCGGCCCGGCGGATCTGGCGGTGACACCGGTCGACCCGGCCTGCGCGTACCGGTTCGCCGACGGCACCGAGATGCTGCTGCCCCACGACGGCGCGCAGATACCCGCCGCGATCGACGCGGCGCTGGGCCACGGTGCGGGGGAGTCGTGGCGGCGGCTGCATGAGCGGTCCCGCCGGCTGTGGGATCTGGTCGCCGAACCCGTTCTGCGACAGCCGGTTTCGCTGACCCGGTTGGCGCGGATGAGCATTTGGCCTGCCGACCTCCGGGCGGTGGCGCCGTGGCGCACCATCGACGGGCTGGGCCGCGGCGCGTGCACCGACCCGCGACTGCGGATGTGGCTCAACCGCTACGCCACGTACTCGGGGTCTGATCCGCGTCGCACACCGTCGGTCCTCGCGGTGACCGCGTTCGTCGAGCAGGAGTTCGGTGCGTGGTACGTGCCGGGCGGTCTGCGCCGCATCGTCGAGGCGCTGGACCGCCGCTGCGGCGACCTGGGTGTCGAGATACGAACGGGCACGACGGTGGACGAGCTGCTGATGACGGGGAGACGGGTCAGCGGGGTGCGGTGCGCAGACCGGGAGATCCCGGCGGACGCGGTGGTCAGCGATGCCGATGCGACGCTGCTGTACGGGCGGCTGATCGACCGCGCGCCGACGCGGATCACCCGGGCGCTGCGCCGCACGCCCCGGTCGATGGCCGGGTTCGTGATGCTGCTCGGGCTGTCGGGTCGCGTGCCGGGTGCGGCGCACCGCATCTACTTCCCCGACGACTACGACGCGGAGTTCGACGCCATCTTCGGCCCAGACCCGCGCCCCGTGGTCGACCCGACCGTCTACGTGCACGCCCCCGACGACCCGGCGCTGCGTCCCGACGAGGACTCCGAGGGATGGTTCGTGCTGGTGAACACACCGGCGCACGACCCGGCGCGCGGGGTCGACTGGGACTCCGACGGTGTCGCCGCGCGTTACGCCGACCGGGTGCTCGACGTGCTTGCCGAGCGCGGCGTCAACGTTCGGCCGCGGCTGCGCTTCACCGAGATCATCACGCCGGCAGACCTCGAACGCCGCACCGGCGCGCCGGGCGGCGCGATCTACGGCACCGCGTCGCACGGACCGCGCGCCGCGCTGCGCCGGCCGGCCAACCGCAGCCCGGTCCCGGGGTTGTTCCTCGTCGGCGGGTCGGCGCATCCGGGCGGCGGCATCCCGCTGGTGCTGATGTCGGCCGAGATCGTCGCCGGACTCATCGGTCCGGCGGGAACGACGCCGGCATCGAGCGCCGGACGCCGCGCAGCAACTGGGCCAGCCCGACGAGCCCAACGGCGGTCCACACGATCGTGA
- a CDS encoding FAD-dependent oxidoreductase: MTNALTSRAAPLRMRPRSLVTPDPLQPHQAPEGTEAVIVGGGIAGVSAAVVLAERGVAVTLLEAADHLGGRLGAWSERLPDGAEQIIEHGFHAFFRHYYTWRAILRRADPELSFLAPVKSYPVISADWPAEDLSGLPAAPPLNLLALALRSKSLTRRELMTADADTGRALLAYDRATTYAEFDDVDAATFLDGFGMSERSRTMLFEAFARSFFCNQGQLSAAELVAMFHYYFLGNPEGIGFDVPSTDYATAIWNPLRNHLERHGADVRMGAHVTSLEPQGHGWRVSTDGDAVDTRHLILALDPGALSSLVGGSAATAQAAPLLARRCDNLVVAPPFAVSRIWFDRDVAPNRAPFSAVSGQPTLDSIAVYSRLEEPSIEWARNTGGSIVELHSYSCRLPDAASAAAALRSELAILWPETVDATILHTHDRLEATAPAFPPGSAGMRPGVRTDARGLRLAGDYVDTRYLSGLMERSAMSGVLAANDVLAELGVAAEPILGVPQRGLLAGVPRIGGRAGRPAR; encoded by the coding sequence ATGACCAATGCCCTGACCAGCCGCGCCGCTCCGCTGCGCATGCGTCCGCGGTCTCTGGTCACGCCCGACCCGCTGCAGCCGCATCAGGCGCCCGAGGGCACCGAGGCGGTGATCGTCGGCGGCGGCATCGCGGGCGTCTCCGCGGCGGTCGTGCTCGCCGAGCGCGGGGTTGCGGTCACCCTGCTAGAGGCGGCCGATCACCTGGGCGGACGGTTGGGCGCGTGGTCCGAGCGCCTTCCCGACGGCGCCGAGCAGATCATCGAGCACGGGTTCCACGCGTTCTTCCGGCACTACTACACGTGGCGGGCGATCCTGCGCCGCGCCGACCCCGAGCTGTCATTCCTCGCGCCGGTGAAGAGCTATCCGGTGATCTCGGCGGACTGGCCCGCCGAAGACCTGTCCGGACTGCCCGCCGCGCCGCCGCTGAACCTCCTCGCGCTGGCGCTGCGCTCCAAGAGCCTCACACGCCGCGAACTGATGACCGCCGACGCCGACACCGGGCGTGCGCTGCTCGCCTACGACCGCGCGACCACCTACGCCGAGTTCGACGACGTCGACGCTGCGACATTCCTCGACGGGTTCGGGATGAGCGAGCGCAGCAGAACCATGCTCTTCGAGGCCTTCGCGCGGTCGTTCTTCTGCAACCAGGGTCAGCTGTCCGCGGCCGAGCTCGTCGCGATGTTCCACTACTACTTCCTCGGTAACCCCGAGGGTATCGGCTTCGACGTGCCCAGCACCGATTACGCCACCGCGATCTGGAATCCGCTGCGGAACCACCTGGAGCGGCACGGCGCCGACGTGCGGATGGGTGCACATGTCACGTCCCTGGAGCCGCAGGGCCACGGCTGGCGGGTGTCCACCGACGGCGACGCCGTCGACACCCGGCACTTGATCCTGGCTCTCGACCCCGGGGCCCTCTCATCGTTGGTCGGCGGTTCGGCAGCGACGGCGCAGGCCGCCCCTTTGCTCGCCCGCCGCTGCGACAACCTCGTGGTGGCGCCGCCGTTCGCGGTCAGCCGGATCTGGTTCGACCGCGACGTCGCGCCGAACCGCGCCCCGTTCAGCGCCGTCAGCGGACAGCCCACGCTCGACTCGATCGCCGTGTACTCCCGCCTCGAGGAGCCCAGCATCGAATGGGCGCGGAACACGGGCGGTTCGATCGTCGAGCTGCACTCGTATTCGTGCCGCCTGCCCGACGCCGCCAGCGCCGCCGCCGCGCTGCGCAGCGAGCTGGCCATCCTGTGGCCGGAGACCGTCGACGCGACGATCCTGCACACCCACGATCGGCTCGAGGCCACGGCGCCCGCCTTCCCGCCCGGCTCGGCCGGGATGCGGCCGGGGGTGCGCACCGATGCGCGCGGGCTGCGTCTGGCCGGCGACTACGTCGACACGCGATATCTGTCGGGACTGATGGAGCGGTCGGCCATGTCGGGCGTTCTCGCCGCCAACGACGTGCTCGCCGAACTCGGCGTCGCGGCCGAGCCGATCCTCGGGGTGCCACAGCGCGGCCTGCTGGCCGGGGTGCCGCGAATCGGCGGCCGGGCCGGCCGCCCGGCCCGGTAG
- a CDS encoding glycosyltransferase family 2 protein yields the protein MPDARPAEILRAVVAAGSALACLGTAHELLNLRLLRRLPDDPASVGAVVSVLIPARDEAHRIAPTIRSVLAQRGLTDVEILVLDDGSTDGTAEAVRRAADDDPRLKILTGSPTPPGWLGKPHACAQLTAAARGEILAFVDADVVLAPNAVAAVAPLLRGPRALALVSAWPRQVAVGVLGRLLQPLLAWSWLTTLPLRLAERSRRPSMAVANGQFLVVDAAALARAGGWQAVAGEVLDDIALARAVRTAGGRTGVADGSAVATCRMYATGRELSEGYRKSLWAAFGSPAGAVAVVAALCVVYVVPAVAAVAGSRVGALGYAAGVVGRVSARRWCGRGAVADVLDAAAHPLSIVALTGLLASSWAGRLRGTLRWKGRPV from the coding sequence GTGCCCGATGCGCGCCCTGCCGAAATCCTACGCGCCGTCGTGGCCGCCGGATCCGCGCTCGCCTGCCTGGGTACCGCTCATGAACTGCTCAATCTTCGGCTGCTGCGGCGGCTTCCCGATGATCCCGCTTCGGTCGGCGCGGTGGTGTCGGTGCTGATTCCCGCCCGCGACGAGGCGCACCGCATCGCACCGACGATCCGGTCGGTGCTCGCCCAGCGCGGCCTGACCGATGTGGAGATCCTCGTCCTCGACGACGGCTCCACCGACGGCACCGCCGAGGCGGTCCGCCGGGCCGCGGACGACGATCCGCGGCTGAAGATCCTGACCGGGTCGCCGACACCGCCGGGGTGGCTGGGCAAGCCGCACGCGTGCGCCCAGCTCACCGCCGCCGCGCGCGGCGAGATCCTGGCGTTCGTCGACGCGGATGTCGTGCTCGCCCCGAACGCCGTCGCCGCGGTCGCCCCTCTGCTGCGCGGCCCCCGCGCGCTGGCGCTCGTCAGCGCCTGGCCCCGACAGGTGGCCGTCGGGGTGCTCGGGCGCCTGTTGCAACCGCTGCTGGCGTGGTCGTGGCTGACCACGCTGCCACTGCGCCTGGCCGAGCGGTCCCGCCGCCCGTCGATGGCGGTGGCCAACGGGCAGTTCCTGGTGGTCGACGCGGCGGCACTGGCCCGAGCCGGCGGCTGGCAGGCGGTGGCGGGCGAGGTGCTCGACGACATCGCGCTGGCGCGGGCAGTGCGCACGGCCGGGGGCCGCACCGGCGTCGCCGACGGGTCGGCGGTCGCCACCTGCCGGATGTACGCCACGGGGCGCGAACTCAGCGAGGGGTACCGCAAGTCGCTGTGGGCGGCGTTCGGGTCACCGGCGGGGGCGGTCGCGGTCGTTGCGGCGCTGTGCGTGGTCTACGTCGTCCCCGCGGTCGCGGCGGTGGCCGGGTCGCGGGTGGGTGCGCTGGGTTACGCCGCGGGCGTCGTGGGCCGGGTGTCGGCTCGGCGGTGGTGCGGCCGCGGTGCAGTGGCGGACGTGCTCGACGCAGCCGCGCATCCGCTGTCGATCGTGGCGTTGACGGGTCTGCTCGCGTCGTCGTGGGCCGGGCGGTTGCGCGGCACCCTGCGCTGGAAGGGGCGGCCGGTATGA
- a CDS encoding VOC family protein, giving the protein MDFKLEVVIVPVSDVDKALCFYHDRLGWRLDADFTVADGYRIIQVTPPGSPASVIFGDGVSGAGPGSVEGLLLVVDDILAAREELLARGVEVSEVFHDESGVFKRAGTVGRVAGPGAQGGSYTSLATFGDPDGNEWVLQEVTTRLPGR; this is encoded by the coding sequence ATGGATTTCAAACTCGAGGTCGTCATCGTGCCCGTCTCGGACGTCGACAAGGCACTGTGCTTCTACCACGACCGGCTGGGCTGGCGGCTCGACGCCGATTTCACCGTGGCCGACGGCTACCGCATCATCCAGGTGACCCCACCCGGCTCACCCGCCTCGGTCATCTTCGGCGACGGGGTCTCCGGTGCCGGCCCCGGGTCGGTCGAGGGACTGCTGTTGGTGGTCGACGACATCCTCGCCGCCCGCGAGGAATTGCTGGCCCGCGGCGTCGAGGTGAGTGAGGTGTTCCACGACGAGTCCGGGGTGTTCAAGCGGGCAGGCACCGTCGGCCGCGTCGCCGGGCCCGGCGCGCAGGGGGGCAGCTACACCTCGCTGGCGACGTTCGGCGATCCCGACGGAAACGAGTGGGTGCTCCAAGAGGTGACCACCCGACTGCCCGGCCGCTGA